Within the Streptomyces sp. YIM 121038 genome, the region GGCTGCCCGGCGTCGGTCCCAAGAGCGCGCAGCGGATCGCCTTCCACATCCTCCAGGCGGAGCCGACGGACGTCCGGCGTCTGGCGCATGCCCTCCTGGAGGTGAAGGAGAAGGTCCGCTTCTGCGCGACCTGCGGGAACGTGGCGCAGGAGGAGCTCTGCGCGATCTGCCGCGACCCCCGCAGGGACCCCTCGGTCATCTGTGTGGTCGAGGAGCCCAAGGACGTCGTGGCGATCGAGCGGACCCGCGAGTTCCGGGGCCGGTACCACGTGCTCGGCGGCGCCATCAGCCCCATCGAGGGCGTGGGCCCCGACGACCTGCGCATACGGGAACTCCTCGCGCGCCTCGCCGACGGCACGGTCACCGAGCTGATCCTGGCGACGGACCCGAACCTGGAGGGCGAGGCCACGGCGACGTACCTCGCGCGCATGATCAAGCCGATGGGCCTGAAGGTCACCCGCCTGGCCAGCGGACTCCCTGTCGGGGGAGATCTGGAATACGCGGACGAGGTCACCCTGGGCCGCGCTTTCGAGGGGAGACGACTCCTAGATGTCTAAGTCACCTGAGCCGCAGCCGAAGACGCTGGTGCACGCCGCGTCCCAGGACCCGGACGACTTCGCGGTCCAGATCTCCGACCAGATCGAGAGCTTCATCGTCGCGGTCACGGAGGTCGCCCGGGGCGCCGAGCCGGACTCGGCCGTCCCCTTCCTCCTCCTGGAGGTCTCCCAGCTGCTCCTGGCCGGGGGCCGCCTCGGCGCGCACGAGGACATCGTCCCCGACGAGCGCTACGAGCCGGACCTGGGCCCGGAGGGCGACGTGGACGAGCTGCGCGAGCGCCTGGCCGTCCTGCTCGACCCGATCGACGTCTACTCCGAGGTCTTCGACCCCTACGAGCCGCGCAAGGCCCCGGTCGCCTGCCGCATCTCCGACGACCTGGCCGACGTCGTCACCGACCTCCGCCACGGCCTGGCCCACTACCGCGAGGGCCGCACCACGGAGGCCCTGTGGTGGTGGCAGTTCTCCTACTTCTCCAACTGGGGCTCCACGGCGTCGGCGTCCCTGCGCGCCCTCCAGTCCCTGGTCGCCCACGTCCGGCTGAACCAGCCCCTGGAGGACCTCAACGGCCTCGACACCGACCAGGACCTCACGGACGAGACCCTGGAGGAGGCCGCGGGCAAGGTCATGGCCGAGGAGATCGCCGGCCCACTGGGCCTGCGGCCCGTCCAGTAGCCCGCTTCCCGGGCCCCCGGGCGGCGCGTGGCGTTACGCTGCGCCCTACTGCCGTGTGGTGAGGGGGCTTGCTGGTGGCGGACGAGACATCCTGGGCGGGGCTCGCGGAGGCGATCGGCGCGGTGCGCGCGGAGTTGCTCCGGGCGGAGGAAGCGGGCCGGGACGAGACCGTGCGGTTCCGCACCGGCCCCGTGGAGCTGGAGTTCGCCGTCGACGTCCGCAAGGAGGGTGAGGCACGGGCGAAGGTCTTCGTGCTCCCCTTCGGGGCGGAGGCGAAGGGATCCCGCTCGACCGGCACGACCCACCGCCTCAAGGTGACCCTCCAGCCGGTGGACGACGCGGGCGAGGACCGCGTCATCGGCGACCCTGACGCCCAGGGGCGCCCTCGGTAGCGCGCGATGGACGTACGACGGGTCGTCGAGCTGTGGAACCCGGAGGCGGGCCTGTCCGGCTCCGGCTACCTCGTCGCGGACCACCTGGTCCTGACGGCACTCCACAACGTGCACGGCGCCGGGCAGGTGGAGGTCAGGCTCCTCGGGGGCGAGGCGTGGGCGCGGGCCGAGGTGCTCTGGCCGGTCGTGGAGGCCGACGCCCCGGACGCGGCACTGGTCCGGCTCGTGGGTGGGTGCCCGCCGCCACCGGGAGGCGAGCCGGTGAGATGGGGCCGCGTCGGCGGAGCGGCTCCCCCGACGGAGGGCAGGCTCTCGTGTCTGGCCGTCGGCTTTCCCCGCTCGGAGGTACGAGACGGCGTCCGGGACACGAAGGAGGTCCGCGGGCACGTCGAGACCCTGACGGGGCTGAAGGCGCACGGCGTGATCACGGTGTACGTCGACGGAGTCGCCGCGCCGAGCAAGGGGGAGGGGCGCTGGGCCGGGGCTTCCGGTGCCGCCCTGTTCGCGCAGGGGCGGCTGATCGGCGTCCTCACCACGGACCGGGCCCGGGACTACGAGGCGAACCAGCTCACGGCGGTGTCGGTGGAGTCGCTCGCGGCCCGGCCCGGCTTCGCGCGGGCGGTGGGCGAGCTGCTCCTGGAGCCCCTGACCGCGGAGGTGCCGCCCGCGCGTACGGCGTACGGCATCGAGGTCCCGCCCGGACTCAACAACCTCCCCGAGCTGCCGTCCCGCCACTTCGTGGGCCGTGCGGACGTGCTCGCCGAGCTGGAGCGGTCCCTGGCCGCCGACTCCCAGACCATCACGCAGACGCTGCACGGCCTGGGCGGCGTCGGCAAGACGACCCTGGCGTTGCACTACGCCCACGCGCACGTGGGGACGTACCGCCTGGTGTGGTGGATCCGCTCGGACAGCCCCGATCTGATCGAGGCGAGTCTCGCTGCCCTCGCCCTGCGCGTCCAGGGGGCCGCCGCCTCGGACCTCACCACCACCCAGGCCGCGGACTGGGCCGTCGGCTGGCTCCAGACGCACCCGGGCTGGCTCCTGGTGTTCGACAACGTGGAGCGGCCCGAGGACGTGGCGACGGTGACGGGGCAACTGCGCTCCTCAGGAAGGTACTTGATCACCAGTCGTTACCGGAGCGGCTGGCCGGGTGCCCCGATCGCCCTGCCGGTCCTGGACGAAGGCGCGTCGCTCGACCTCCTCGCCCGGCTGACGGACGACGGCGAGGCCGAGGCCGAGGCACGGGCCCTCGCCGAGGAACTCGGCCATCTGCCCCTGGCGTTGGAACAGGCGGGAGCCTTCGTCGCGCAGACCGGGAGCACGCTGGGGGAGTACCGGCTCATGCTCCGGCGGTATCCGGAGCGCACGACGGCCGCCGCGCCCGGCGGTACGGACCCGATGCGGACCGTGGCCCGGATCTGGCGCATCACCCTCGACGCCGTGCACGCTACGGACCCCCGCGCCGTGGACCTCCTGCGCATGGCCGCGTGGTACGCGCCCACGGAGATCCCCCGGGAACTGTTCACGAAGCTGGCCGAGGACGAGCTGGACCTGGCCCAACTCCTGGGGCTGCTCGCCGACTACAACCTGATCGTGCTGGGCCGGGGGACGCTGGGCGTGCACCGCCTCGTCCAGCGGGTGGCGCGCACGGTCTCACCCGAGGACCCGCACCGGGCACCGGAGCGGATCACCCGGGCGCGGGACGGGGCGGCAGCGGCGTTGCGGCACTTCCTGCCGTTCGACCCGCGCCTCAACGTCGCGGGCTGGCCCGGCTGGCGGCGCCTGCTGCCGCACGTCGAAGCCCTGCTGGACGCGGTCGACCCCGCCGACGACACCGAGGACACGGACTTCGCCCTCAACGAGTGGGCGCAGT harbors:
- the recR gene encoding recombination mediator RecR gives rise to the protein MYEGVVQDLIDELGRLPGVGPKSAQRIAFHILQAEPTDVRRLAHALLEVKEKVRFCATCGNVAQEELCAICRDPRRDPSVICVVEEPKDVVAIERTREFRGRYHVLGGAISPIEGVGPDDLRIRELLARLADGTVTELILATDPNLEGEATATYLARMIKPMGLKVTRLASGLPVGGDLEYADEVTLGRAFEGRRLLDV
- a CDS encoding DUF5063 domain-containing protein translates to MSKSPEPQPKTLVHAASQDPDDFAVQISDQIESFIVAVTEVARGAEPDSAVPFLLLEVSQLLLAGGRLGAHEDIVPDERYEPDLGPEGDVDELRERLAVLLDPIDVYSEVFDPYEPRKAPVACRISDDLADVVTDLRHGLAHYREGRTTEALWWWQFSYFSNWGSTASASLRALQSLVAHVRLNQPLEDLNGLDTDQDLTDETLEEAAGKVMAEEIAGPLGLRPVQ
- a CDS encoding tetratricopeptide repeat protein — its product is MDVRRVVELWNPEAGLSGSGYLVADHLVLTALHNVHGAGQVEVRLLGGEAWARAEVLWPVVEADAPDAALVRLVGGCPPPPGGEPVRWGRVGGAAPPTEGRLSCLAVGFPRSEVRDGVRDTKEVRGHVETLTGLKAHGVITVYVDGVAAPSKGEGRWAGASGAALFAQGRLIGVLTTDRARDYEANQLTAVSVESLAARPGFARAVGELLLEPLTAEVPPARTAYGIEVPPGLNNLPELPSRHFVGRADVLAELERSLAADSQTITQTLHGLGGVGKTTLALHYAHAHVGTYRLVWWIRSDSPDLIEASLAALALRVQGAAASDLTTTQAADWAVGWLQTHPGWLLVFDNVERPEDVATVTGQLRSSGRYLITSRYRSGWPGAPIALPVLDEGASLDLLARLTDDGEAEAEARALAEELGHLPLALEQAGAFVAQTGSTLGEYRLMLRRYPERTTAAAPGGTDPMRTVARIWRITLDAVHATDPRAVDLLRMAAWYAPTEIPRELFTKLAEDELDLAQLLGLLADYNLIVLGRGTLGVHRLVQRVARTVSPEDPHRAPERITRARDGAAAALRHFLPFDPRLNVAGWPGWRRLLPHVEALLDAVDPADDTEDTDFALNEWAQYLAGQGQRGRAIALLHRSVDASSRLFGEKHTSTLTAYNNLASAYEAAGDLDEAIALLERTLTARIEVSGDDDPHTLIVRNNLASAYQSAGDLERATPLHERNLSDRTRLLGSDHLSTLLSRNNLADAYLLSGQLARAAPMFEETLDDCVRVLGCDHPFTHVVRSNVAYCCEAAGDLERAVALLEQTVADRARTLGGEHPDALRSQLHLARVHQAAGDPARAIALLERTLDVCVRALGDGHGLTGSVRSSLAEVVEQTGPPSANPAVR
- a CDS encoding trypco2 family protein — encoded protein: MADETSWAGLAEAIGAVRAELLRAEEAGRDETVRFRTGPVELEFAVDVRKEGEARAKVFVLPFGAEAKGSRSTGTTHRLKVTLQPVDDAGEDRVIGDPDAQGRPR